The nucleotide sequence TGACGGGCGAGCAGGTGGCCCCCGAGCATTTCGGCCACGGTTTTTCCGCCGCCTTGGCTGAGCTCATGGATTTTATAGAGGCTACCGAGTCCGATGAGGACGGTGACAGAAACGCTGGTCATCAGGAAAAGGCTGGGATTCCACAGGGCAATTTGCGCGGAGGGCGCGGGCTCTCCGGGGGGATGTTGGCTACTGGCTGCGTAGGAGAGGGCAAAAACCGCCAGAAAATAGATGATGATATTGATCAGGAGTACGGCGAAGACAAAAAGGGCGAGGTATTGCCCCGTTTTTTTGCGTGCCCGCTCTTGGTGTTCGAAAAAATCCATGCTGTCTCAAAAGAAAAGGCCCGTACGAATACGGGCCCGATCAAAACCTTGTTTAGAATGAAACTTTGGGAGCTTCTTTTTCGGCGGCATTCGTGACTTCGAAAAGCTGAGCCGCAGAAAAATTAAACATTCCGGCAAAAATATTATTTGGGAAGATTTCGCGCTGGGTATTATAACCCATCACCGAGTCGTTATAGGCTTGGCGGGCAAAGGAGACTTTATTTTCCGTGGAGGTGAGCTCCTCGGTGAGCTGCATCATGTTTTGATTTGCCTTTAAGTCGGGATAAGCTTCCGCGACAGCAAACAAACGGCCCATGACGCCGCCGAGCCCGGCTTCAGCATTCATGAGGTTTTGGATGGCCCCTGGATCAGTGGGGTCTGCGGCGGCTTTTTCACGTGCCCCTGAGGCGATATTACGGGCTTGGACGACGGCTTCGAGGGTGCCGCTCTCGTGTTTCATATAGGCCCGGGCTGTTTCGACCAGATTCGGGATCAGATCATAACGGCGCTTGAGCTGGACGTCGATTTGCGAGAAAGCATTTTTATAGCGGTTCCGCAAAGTAACGAGGTTATTATAAATGGAAACGACCCAGAGCGCGATAATGATAAGGATAAATATCAATACACCCACGATGGCGAGCAAAATAATCCCAATAGTCATAAACGCTACATTAAGTTTAGTTTACGATTAATCAAGCGGATAAAGATTGAATTAACCCGGAACGATTTTTCTCTTCTCCTGGGCGGACCCGGATGGTTTTTTTCGCCCGAGGTTATCCTTCGAGGGCTTCCAGGTCCGATTTAACCATGAGCTCAGCGAGGGCTTTCATGCGGGTCTGGGGTTCCCAACCGAGCTTGGCTTTAGCTTTGGAATAATCACCGACAAGCAGGTCAACCTCGGAGGGGCGTTCGAAACGGGGATCGAAATCCACGTGATCGTGCCAGTCGAGGCCGACGGCTCCGAAAGAAGCGTCGAGGAATTCCTCAATGGTATGGGTTTCGCCGGTGGCCAGGACATAATCATCGGGTTCATCCTGCTGGAGCATGCGCCACATGCCCTCGACATATTCCTTTGCATAACCCCAATCGCGTTTTGATTTGAGGTTACCGAGGGAAATTTTTTTCTGGAGGCCTTTTTTAATGCGGGCGGCGGCGATGGTAATTTTGCGTGTGACGAAATTCTCACCGCGGCGGGGGGATTCATGATTAAAGAGGATGCCGCTACAGGCATGGATACCGTAGGCCTCACGGTAATTAACGGTGAGCCAGTGGCCCATGACTTTCGCACAGGCGTAGGGGGAACGCGGCCATAGCGGAGTGGTTTCTTTTTGAGGAACCTCCTGGACTTTGCCAAACATTTCCGAGGAGGATGCTTGGTAGAACTTGGTTTTTTTGGCGATGCCGGCTTCTTTAATGGCCTCAAGGATACGCCCGACCCCGACCCCAGTGACATCGAGGGTGTATTCAGGAATGTCGAAGCTCACGCGGACGTGGCTCTGGGCGGCGAGGTTATAAATCTCGTCAGGGGTGAGATCGTAGAGGAGCTTGACCAGCGCGACACTGTCGGAGAGGTCGCCGTAATGGAGGAAAAGTCTTTTGTCCGAACCGTGCTCATAATGCATCAGGTGGTCGATACGGGTGCGTTGCACGGAGCTGCTACGGCGGACGATGCCATGGACTTCGTATCCTTTATCGAGGAGGAGCTCAGCTAGATAGGAACCGTCTTGGCCGGTGATCCCGGTGATGAGTGCTTTTTTCATAAGATTAAGGGTCTTTCTAGAGGGGGGGTGTTGGTTACTTGAAATTTTAGGGTTTAACGGAATCCACCATTGCGCCGATAATCTGGCGGAGATCCTTACTGCATTCCCAGCCGAGGATGTGTTTGGCCTTGTCGGCATGCCCACAGGAGGCGACAGGCTCGACAGAGGTCACGAGGGCTTGGTCAAATTTGACGAATTCCCGCCAGTCCAGCCCGACGTGCTCGAAAGCAAATTGCACCAGTTCCTCGACAGAATGGAGTCTACCGGTGGCGAGGATAAAATCATCGACTCGGGGCTGCTGGAGCATCATCCACATGCCGAGGACGTAATCCGGGGCCCAGCCCCAATCGCGTTTTCCGGTGAGGCTACCGAGGACGAGTTCCTTTTGTTTGCCGGCTTTGATCATGGCCGCTGCATGCGCGACTTTCATCGTGACAAAACTCGTACTACGACGCGGGGACTCATGGTTATACAGGATCGCCGAGCAGGTGGGCATCCCGTATGCCTGACGGTAAATGCGGGCCATGTGGTGCCCCATGGATTTGGCGGCGCCGTAAGGTGTCGTCGGATTAACGGGGGTGGACTCGTCCTGGGGTGAATGGGGCGGGTCACCAAAAATCTCGCTACTGGCGGCAAAAAGGAATTTCGGTGGCTCGGAAAGGTCACGCAGGATTTCGAGAATCCGGAGGGTACCCATGCCGATACCTTCCACAGTGGTTTCCGGAATCTCCAGGCTCAGGCGCGGGCTGGATTGCCCGGCGAGATGGTAAAACTCCCGGGGCTGTACCTTAAAAATAATCCGGCGCAGGTGTGTGGCATCCTGGTAGGAACCATTATGCAGGAAAAGTTTTTGATTCAAGACACCCGGATCATTGACCAAGTGCCGGATATTGCTCGATCGCAGGCTGTCGGCGCGGTGGATCAGGCCGTGGACCTCATAACCCTTTTCGAGAAGGAGCTCAGTCAGATAGGAACCGTCTTGGCCGGTAATACCGGTAATAAAAGCACGTTGAGACACGGCTTCCTTTCTAGCAGTTTTTGAGCCGGTGGCAAATCCTCTTTATGACACAACTTCCTCTTTGCAATTTACGCGGGTGTGTGTTAGGTTATTCAAAGCATCAGGAGAGGTTCGGAGGAATAGGACGAACCCGGCAACCGAGGCAGGAGAAACGCACGGTGCCATGAGTGGTTAGCGAAAGCTTTTCACTCGATGTGCGATGGGGGAACCCATCGAAACACAAAATTCTCCACGGATAGACGACATACAACCGCCCGATGCTAAAGGTCATCGCAGGCGGTTTTTTAGTCTCTCCGAGAAAAAAGAAATCCTGCTGCGTCAAAAACGAAACCAAAAATCGAAAGGGACGCACCATGAGTAACACGACAAAAAAGAATACCACGACCAAAATCATTCCAACTACCACGCCGGAACCGGCCACACAAACCGGTTCAGCCGGGGGGCAGGCCTCTCGTCAAGAGACGGGAACGCTGTCGCTGCGGGTAAATGACACGAATGTGAACCATCATTTGTGGAATAACAACGGGACCTGGTGGCTCCACTACACGCTGCACCTGCCGGACTTCACCAAAAAACGGGTACGCAAATCGCTCCACACATCTTCACTGGAGCGGGCGCGCAAATTGCGTGATTGCCTACTGGAGAAAGACGGGACCGTGTCGGTATCGAATTGCGAACAGGTCGTCCCCCCGGACGGCTTGTCTGCATGAGCGGCTCGACGGCCCCCGACGATCTTTCATGCCCTTGTTTTGAAAATCGAAGGTTTTTGATGAGGGCTCACTTATCTCCTCACAGTTTTTGTGACTCGCCACTGCCCCTATCCCAACGGGATAAAATCATATAGCCCATGGTGGTGATGCACTTGCGTCATTACCATGGGTTCACTTTCAAATCCACCATCAACCCTGAAAGGGGTTGAATCTTGGCCGTGTGTGATGAAAATAGTCCTTGGCAGATACAACCCCTTTCAGGGTAAATCCTTGCATCCGGTTTCCCTCGGGGTAGATCGCGAGGAATACTTCCCAACCCCGGGCTATAAGATCGGAATCTTTTCAGGATACAGGAAATGACTCCTTATCCCCGTTATTCATGGTGAAAACTACCCGCCACGTCCGGCAAAAACGGCGCGAGGGAGAGTGTGCGCCCCCCCCAGCTGAAAAATCAGAGCTATACTGTGTTCATCCGAGGATAAAATATCCCCCCCTCGATCACCTTGGTGTCTTGGCGGTTCAAATTGATGGCGAGCAAATTGCGCGGACAAACTGACTTTTCTTTTTTTCCCCTAGCCATGTGCCCATTGTACCCGTGTGGCATGCGAGACACGTCTCGGAGACTTGACAGCACAGTCTTGCGCCTGCGTACTCCGAAGCCCGGCTCAGCGGTGAGTTCAGGAATGTTTTGCATACCGATACGCCATGGGCAACTTTACAATTTGCCAGAGTGTGATTATTTTACCAGCCTATGTTCTCAATCTCCCGTCAAATTGCCCAATCAAAACTATTCCAAAGATACATCCTCACGGTCATTGTCCTTGCCGGAATACTCATCGGCCTTGAAACCTCTCCTACTATAATGGCCAAGGCGGGGACATTCATTCATTTTCTCGATAAAGTCATCATCGGTATTTTTGTCTTAGAAATCACGATTAAAGTGATGGCAGCTTGCCCGCGGCCTCAGGATTATTTCAAAGATGGCTGGAATATTTTCGACTTTGCCATAGTCGCGGTATGCCTGCTGCCTGTCCCTACGCAATTTGTCGCGGTTTTCCGATTACTGCGTGTGCTGCGGGTACTCCGTCTCATCACCCATTTACCCCGTCTCCAAATGTTAATCGGGGCGATCTTTAAAAGTATCCCCTCCATGGGGTATGTGACCATGCTCACTGCCTTACTTTTTTATCTTTATGCTGTCACGGGGGTATTTCTTTTCCGGGAGAATGACCCTCTGCATTTCGGTTCTCTCTGGCAAGCTTTCCTGACTCTATTCGGCGTAGTGACTTTAGAGGGGTGGATCGATGTGATGAATATCCAGATCAGTGGGAGTGCTGCATTTCCGGAAATATTTGCCGGGACAGCCGTTCATTCGACTCCCCACCCTATTTTTGCTCCTTTCTATTTTATCTCATTTATTATTTTTGGAACCATGATCGTTTTGAATCTTTTTATCGGGGTCATCGTTAATAGTATGGAAGAAATGCACGAGGAAATCCTCTCACAGGAGGCTAAGATGAATAAACAAAATCTCTCTTCTACCGAAGGGCAAATTGAACGTGTCCTTGTACAACTCACCGAGATCCAGACATTCCTCCAGGAATTAAAAAACCAGCCGGCACAAGTAGAAGAAAAAAATAAGGTTTGAGCTTTTTTATGGCGGGCAAATTGCGTACGGGTCACCCCCCCCGGACGGCTTGTCTGCCTAATGGCCGCTTATTTTCTAAGCATAAAACAACCGAGACCCGCCTATCCCGGCGCAAATGAAGGGCCCCGCCCAAAAGATCATTTTCCGAATACGGAGCGACTCTTTATCCTCATCACTCACGATCCTCGGATCGTCATGATCAGGATAAATCCTTTGGTCGAGATAAAGCAAAATTCTTTTCCATAAAAATAGAGGATATGGTGCGACCGATGCCGTATGAGCTACAGGAATTTTCACCTTTGATAAATGAAATCCGGTGTAGGTAGGTAGCTCTACCTGAGGGATTAATGTTTCTTTGAGGAAGAACTACTGCCGGTGAAAAAGGACTCCATGTCGTCACCTGTTTTATTCATCGTTTTACCGACTTTTTCGGTGAATGTGGCGTCTTTTTTACCTTGGTACTTGAGTTTTTTCGTACGGAGCACATTACCGGTGTAGGCGGAGATCGTTAACTCGCCGAGGTGGTGGTTCTGCGCATCATAAACATTTAGAATCCAGATGGGATTGGACTCGGGATTTTCAGGTTTGATTTTGGTCAGGACATAATCCGCACGGTAAATGAGGAGGTTATTTTCTTTTTCAGCGATTTCTTTGGCCATTTTAAATGCCCCATCGGAATTCATCTTCAGTTTATTGAGGTCGATGGCGTATTTTTCACCGGCACCGCCGAAAAACTGCAAAGGACGCGATGTTTTTTTCGGGGTTGCCCCATCCATTTCAAGGATGAGTTTATGGTCTTTTTCCAGGGGATCGTAGAAAGTGACTTCCCAAATGACGGGATTTGGAGTGCCTTTTCCACCCTTGATCCCGAGGATGATTTCTTTGGCCTGAGGATTCACGTACCCTTGGGCGGCACGCATGGCCTCATAAGCAGACACCCGCGGAGTGACCTGCGCGGGTGCATACAATGAGAATGATATAACACCAAGAAAAATAAGGAATGCGGTTTTCATGCATCCAATATAAGCATTAGTTGAGCAAATCGGCAACCAAGGAACGCTCTTCTTTTAGTTCATTGATGGTCGTATCGATTTTGGACTGGCTGTATTCATCAATGGACAGGTCTTGGACAATCGAGAGTTTTTTCCCGTCACTGACGACTGGGAATGAGGTAATCAGGCCTTTATCGATGCCATAACTGCCGTCGGAGGCCAAACATACACTGTGGAATTCACCGGATTCAGTCGGGAAATGGATGGAACGAACGCTGTCAATGATGGCATTAGCGGCACTCGCGGCGGAACTAGCCCCGCGGGCTTTAATGATCGCTGCCCCCCGTTGTTGGACCGTGGAGATGAATTCCCCTTTGAGCCATGCGTGGTCTGTAATGACTTCCGTAACGGGTTTGTCGCCGATGGTGGCGTTCGTGAAATCAGGGTATTGGGTGGAGGAGTGGTTACCCCAGACACCGAGTTTTTTGACTTCGGTAATGTCCACACCGGCTTTTTTCGCCAATTGGGACTTGGCCCGGTTCTCGTCCAGGCGGGTCATGGCAAAAAAGCGGTCGCTCGGGATGTCCTTTGCATTATTCATGGCAATCAAGGCGTTTGTATTACAAGGATTTCCGACGACATGGATACGAATGTCACTGGCGGCATTTTTCTGGATGGCTTGGCCTTGGCCGATAAAGATTTTACCATTGATCGCGAGAAGGTCCCCGCGTTCCATTCCTTGTTTACGGGGGACACTGCCGACGAGCAGGGCCCAGTTCACGTCTTTAAAGCCTTCATTGAGGTCGGCGGTAGGAACGATTCCTTTAAGCAGCGGGAAAGCACAATCATCGAGCTCCATACAGACCCCTTGCAACGCGGGTAAGGCGGGTTCGATCTCGATCAAATGCAGGCAGACAGGCTGGTCAGGGCCGAAAAGGGCTCCGGAAGCGATGCGGAAAACGAGGGAATAACCGATTTGCCCTGCGGCACCGGTGATAGCGACATGAATAGGTGTTTTGCTCATAATAATTTCTTTTGAGTTCAGGTTTTTGACTTTGTTGAATTTTCACCCCAGCATAATAAAAACCATCGCCGACGCAAGACTTCCGCGATAAATAGCAATCCATAATCAGGACCGAACCACTCGTGAAAGGTATTTCACCACGAAGGAAAGGAGGATGTGCTCAGTGCAAAGTGCCCGGTGCTCAGTTGGCAGCGCGCTAGAGCGAGCGGGCCCCCACTTACCACGGGCCAGAGTTTCTCTGGTTACATCCGACATTCGGCAACCGGGCCGGTCGCCCTACACAAAAAGGGTTTGACCCCCAGCACTGCTTCCCCCCTTCGTGGTACTTGGCGGACTTCGCGAGAAACTTTTTTTCCTGAGTGATTTTTATGGTGAAATTTTCCCGTCCGTGTCCCGGGGCAGGACGACATCTCTGGCGCGGGACTCAGGGGTGACTTTTACCGAGAGCAATTTTCCTGACTGATAGGTGGCTTCCACGATTGTTTGATCTGGGGCGTGTAGTTTAAATTCCACATCCCATTCTATCGGCCATGCGGGGAGGAGATGGATCTTCTCGGCGTCGCACTGCATGAGCATGCGCTGGATGGCGATCATCGCCACACCACCCTGGTCCTGGGTCGGGCATCCAGTCGAAACCACGTCCTTCACGGTCCCAGATGGCCGGGAAACGGCTTTTAGGATGATATTGGGAGAAATTTTTCACCACGTCGTGTTTGGCCTCATCCGCGAGGCCAACCATCGCCGCCTGAACAAGTGTGCATGAAACGCTGGAGCTCATACCCCCGGGTGACAATGTCCGCCTCGGGAGTCCCCTGGATCCGCACGTGGCTGCGGCTCCAGATCTGCGCCCACCATTGCTCGTGTGCGGCCCGTGCATTTGCGGAGTCTATCTGCGTCATTTGCGCATCGGGCTTTTCAATCGCCGCGACCCATTCGTCTGCCGATTTCATCTGCGCGGTGAGAACGGTGCACTCCAGGCAAAAAGATTCCACCGCTCTCAGAGTCTCTAGGCAAGAGATGGATTTTTCACCAGATTTTGCCCGCGCAATTTGCATCCGGAGGTCAGGCCGATCAAGGGATCAGTCACCTCACCCGCGAGATGGCCCATGTCCTGCCGCTTGAAGGTTTCGGCCACGACCGAGGATTCATTCCGGTGATACCAAAGCAGGGACTGGTCTGGCGTACTGGTGATGCTGTCGGGATATTCAAATATTTTCTCGAACTCGAGATTCTGCCCCATGTAGGAGTGTGCCTCCGCAGGTTTTGTCACCTCGCGGATCCCCGTGCGCCAGAGCTCTAGATGGATCGTGGCCTCGACAGGGATATCCGATTGAGCTTCCAGCCGGTTCCCCGGCCTCGATCGTGATGGTCCCCTTTTGTATATCGAGGATCTGGCGAAAGGGGGTGCCTGCCTTAAAAGGATGATGAGCAAAGCGCACACGCACACGCCCGAGCTTGAGGAGTTGCTGGTATTCACTATAGGAGTCCGTCTTCGAAATGTAAAATTGCAGGTCTCCATTTTCCTCGACCCAGAGATTGATACCGATATCTCTATTACCTAGTGGCATGGAGCCAGAGGGGTTCACACTCGGCCGTTTCCATGTGAGTGCGGGAAAACGGTATTCATCATATTAACTCCCTGAAACAAACGATTTCACGGGGCTCATTGATGCTCTCCCGGCCCGGAGACACACACACGATGGAAAAAACCGGGACGACGCCCCTGTACATGTGGAATATGGTGATCGCACCCCGGCTCTGGAAACAATTAATCCCGCAGATCCTGACACCCGAGGAGTCACATCTTTTAACCCGTCACAAGGCCTCCCCATTAGCCCGACTCCCCGAGGAGAAACTCGTCGCTATCGAGCAAACCGTGATCCGACTGAAAAATCTCAAAGGTAAACGCCTGCTTTTCACCCATCTTTTGACGGATTTACTCATGCACCTGCTCGATCGGGGTTTACCTCCCCAGCCATCAAGATTACCCGCCGCTTTAAAAAACGCCCTCGCTAGCCTGGACTCGCCCGACTCCCTCCGTGAAGGACTCTCCGCTATGACGCGTGCTGCAAATTATTCCAGGGAACACCCCTCACGTGCGCTCAAACGCCTGAGCGGAAAATCGCCCACGGACTGGATCCTCGAAAAACGCTTAGCGCGGGCGTGTGAACTGCTCATGAGCAGCGATGAGAAAATCATCGATGTCGCCTACGATACCGGCTTTAACCATCTCGGTTATTTTACCCGTACCTTTACCCGGTTCAAGGGACTCCCCCCGCGCAAATGGCGTGAACAAAAACGCCAGGAGTCCATGGTGACGCAAGATTATATCCCCCGTAAATGAGGCTACCGAGTAATAGAATGATGACCAAGGCCGTGCCTTTCTCCTCCTCCATACTCCAGATGAGATCAAGCAGTCGCGGAAGCGAGGATATCCTCGGACATATCGAAATTTGCGTAAACATTTTGCACGTCTTCATGGTCTTCGAGGGCTTCAACAAGGATGAGCACCTGCCGTGCAATTTGCGCGTCAGTCACCGGAGTGACATTTTCGGGGATGAACTCCAGTTTGCCGGAGTCAGGAACGATTTTTGCGGTGGTCAAAGCAGTTTTCACCGAGTCGAAAGACTCCAGGGGGGCGATCACCTCGAAAAAGTCACCCACCGGTCTGATATCCTCGGCTCCGGCATCAAGGGCACATTCCATGAGTTTTTCTTCTGTCACTTTGACGGCGGAGATCACGAACCGGCCTTTTTTATGGAACATCCACGCGACACTACCGCTCCCGCCGAGGTTACCATGATACTTGGTAAAAAGCATCCGGACATCCGCTGCCGTACGGTTCTTATTGTCGCTCATACATTCCACGACAAAAGCGACTCCCCCGGCCCCGTAACCTTCATAGACGAATTCCTCCATCTGGTTACCCCCGAGTTCACCCGCCCCTTTTTTTACGGCGCGTTCGATATTATCATTGGGCATGCTCTGGCTACGGGCGGCGTCGATAGCTGTACGCAGGCGGGGGTTAAATTCCGGAGTGCCCCCACCCAAACGTGCCGCCATTTGGACTTCCTTAGAGAGTTTACTGAAAAGTTTGCCGCGTTTTGAATCCGCCGCATTTTTTGTCCTTTGTATATTTGCCCAGTGACTATGACCTGCCATGCCGATGAGATTGCAGAAAATCATCTGCCGATGACAACCAAAAAAACTTTCTTTCATTTCCGTAGATGCCTAGATTCCCCAGATGGGGCAAGAGCTCGATCACGATACACAACTCATGGTACAGGTAAGCAAAGGGGACCTTCGTGCCTTTGAAGAGCTCGTGGAGAAACATAAAGCCTCGGTCATTAATGCCGTTTATAAGATGATTAATGACCTCATTGAGGCCGAGGACATCGCGCAAAATGTCTTTATCCAGATATACAAGGCCGCACCGCGTTACCAGCCCAGCGCGAAATTCACCACTTGGATGTTCACCATCGTGCGCAATCTCTCTCTGAATGAAATCCGCCGCCGGAGCATCCATAAACTCGATTCCCTCGAGGGCTCCCAGCTCCCCGACGATAGCGAACGCGCCGAGCCGCAATTTGCCGATCCAAAAACAAAAAACTCGATCCAGGTCGCCGAACAAAACGAGCTGGAACGGGCCATCGACGAGGCTATGGCTTCCCTGCCCGAGAATCAAAGGACAGCCCTGGTCTTACGCCGATACGAGGACATGCCCTATGAAGAGATCGCCAAAATCATCAATTGCTCGGTGCCCGCGACGAAATCCATCATCTTCCGCGCACGCGAGACCATGAAAGAAAAACTCCGCGGTTTTCTGGAGCCCTAAAGGAACAAGCTGAAAACATGCAGGATAATGGCCAACCCCGGAAAATCGATATCGCTCTCAAGATCCTCTCCTATGTGTTAGGCCTGCCTTTATTAGCCGGATTTGTCTGGATCTCGGGCAAATTCACCGGTCTGCTATTATTCGCCGTGATCACTGGCGTCTGCCTGATTCTGGCCATCTTTGTCGAGCTTTACAGTGTTTTTATCGCAAAACGGAATCATCTTCCCCTTTTTATGGCTGGATTATGGGCGATGGCAGGGATTTGGACGGCTTGGTTCGCCACGGAGAATATGCGGATGATCCTGTACATGCTTCTCGCGGTGATCCTGTACTTTGTGATTATGTGGGTGATTAATGACGGTCACGGGATCAAAGGCCTATTTATGATCCACCGCTCCCAGGTTTATGCCGGCCTCGCTATGTGGTTCGCCGCCTTCGCCCGGTTCCCGAACCAACCGGATATCGCCATCATCTTGATTATTGCGATTCCTTTTTATCTCTGGATCGGACTCGCATTCCACCTCCAAGAAAGCATTCATAAGGTCGATGATGCGAATAAATCGTATTATGAGACCGACCATGATAACGGGGTGAGTACCGGCGCCCTGTGGTTCTACCGGATTTTTACGGTTCTGGGGATTGTTTGCGCTCTCGTCGTCATCATATTTTTCAAGTACTGCCGCGACCACCGTCTGCTTGAGGCCAGACAAGGCCAGCCCGCACCCACTTTCCTAGGCCTAATCGGTGAAGTCATCGACACCTACCAAAAGGGTACTCCCCCGCCACCGGATGATGAACCCCTCCCCCGATAACCAATAGTATTTCTTTGAAAACCGCCAATATCTGGGCGGGATACACCTTGATTTTCCCGATTCAAGATAAAAGCAAGACCCCGATTTAAACTTATTTCTTTTTGCCGTATTTCTTTTCGATAGCTTGGAGGATGATCTTCAGGGTTTTGACGCGGGAATGCCATTTGAATTCGCCCTCGATCAAGTGCCAGGGGGCGGATTTGGTATGGGTTTGTTTAAACATATCATCGGCAGCCTCGATATATTGTTCCCACTTGCGGCGATTACGCCAATCTTCCTCATTGATTTTCCAGTGTTTATAAGGATCTTCCGCACGGGATTTGAACCGGCGGAGCTGTTCCTTTTTCGATACATGGATATAAAATTTCAGGATCAGACTGCCCGCATCTGAGAGCGTTTTTTCGAAATGGTTGATTTCTTCATAAGCCCGTTTCCATTCAGGCTCCGAGCAAAAGCCCTCGATCCTTTCGACAAGCACACGGCCATACCAGGAACGGTCAAAGATCGCAATTTGCCCGAATGTCGGGACTTTCGTCCAGAAACGCCAGAGGTAATGATGGTTGTATTCCTCTTCGGTCGGTTTGATCACGGACCACACCCGGATGAGGCGCGGGTCCATCCTCTCGGCGAAACGTTTGATCACCCCGCCTTTGCCCGCTGCATCAGGGCCCTCGAAAATCAAAATGATATTACTTTTGGTTTCGAGGATCGGGCGCTGCCAGCTCAGCAGGCCCAGCTGCAATTCCTTGAGTTTTTGCTTATAATCTTCTTTTGTCGCCATTTGCTTCGACAAATCCAGATCTTCGATTTTTAAAGACATATAAAATAATGGGGGGGGGTCAGTTGCGAGTGTGGCCCCTGTCTTAACCCAAGCGTAAGAACTTGGCGAGGGCAATTTGCACTTCTTCCGTAACAATTTGCGTGAGGCTCTGGCCCTTGCGGATCACGCAGGCCCCCGGCGGGGCCCAA is from Verrucomicrobiota bacterium and encodes:
- a CDS encoding UDP-galactose-lipid carrier transferase gives rise to the protein MSLKIEDLDLSKQMATKEDYKQKLKELQLGLLSWQRPILETKSNIILIFEGPDAAGKGGVIKRFAERMDPRLIRVWSVIKPTEEEYNHHYLWRFWTKVPTFGQIAIFDRSWYGRVLVERIEGFCSEPEWKRAYEEINHFEKTLSDAGSLILKFYIHVSKKEQLRRFKSRAEDPYKHWKINEEDWRNRRKWEQYIEAADDMFKQTHTKSAPWHLIEGEFKWHSRVKTLKIILQAIEKKYGKKK